The following proteins come from a genomic window of Methanothermobacter sp.:
- the hisD gene encoding histidinol dehydrogenase, with the protein MQITEFEAHMIKELVKRSSPNIDNVIEPVKKIIDEVKRDGDKALRKFTKKFDGADIKDFKVTREEIEESYKQIDKKVKNALDMAAANIEKFHRLQLPSQWLKKINNGIIGGQIIRAIESVGCYIPGGKAVYPSTALMTIIPAKIAGVKRIICCTPPTEDGTVNEATIVAADMAGADEIYKVGGVQAIAAMAYGTETIKPVDKIVGPGNIFVATAKKWVYGDVDIDFIAGPSEVLIIADEHANPEYIAVEMIAQAEHDPDAASVLVTTSRTLGEKVYNIIEDKIKYAKRGDIIRKSLENYGRIIIVEDLEEAVYFSNEYAPEHLIIMTKDPKSLLDGIENAGSIFLGELTPVSAGDYGSGTNHVLPTSRCARMYSGLSTESFLKKPTIQILSEEGLRTLKDIVIPLAEYEGLYAHAESFKKRLMR; encoded by the coding sequence ATGCAGATCACAGAATTCGAAGCTCACATGATAAAAGAACTTGTGAAGAGATCTTCACCAAATATCGATAATGTGATAGAACCCGTTAAGAAGATAATTGATGAAGTTAAAAGAGATGGTGACAAAGCTCTCAGGAAATTCACAAAGAAATTCGATGGTGCAGACATCAAAGATTTCAAAGTTACAAGGGAGGAAATAGAGGAAAGCTACAAACAAATAGATAAAAAAGTGAAAAATGCATTGGATATGGCAGCTGCAAACATCGAAAAATTCCACAGACTACAACTCCCAAGCCAATGGCTGAAGAAAATAAACAATGGTATAATCGGGGGTCAAATTATAAGAGCAATCGAGAGTGTAGGCTGTTACATACCTGGAGGTAAAGCAGTTTATCCTTCCACGGCCCTTATGACAATAATACCCGCCAAGATCGCTGGTGTCAAGAGGATAATCTGTTGCACCCCACCAACTGAAGATGGGACCGTCAATGAAGCTACAATCGTAGCAGCTGACATGGCCGGTGCAGATGAAATATACAAGGTTGGAGGTGTTCAAGCCATAGCTGCCATGGCCTATGGAACCGAAACCATAAAACCTGTTGATAAGATCGTCGGACCAGGGAACATATTCGTGGCGACAGCTAAGAAGTGGGTCTATGGGGATGTGGACATTGATTTTATCGCAGGCCCTTCGGAGGTTCTTATAATAGCTGATGAACACGCTAACCCGGAATATATAGCCGTGGAGATGATAGCCCAAGCCGAACATGACCCTGATGCGGCCTCGGTACTTGTAACAACCTCAAGGACTCTTGGAGAGAAAGTTTATAATATCATAGAGGATAAGATTAAATATGCTAAAAGGGGTGACATCATAAGAAAGTCCCTCGAGAATTATGGTAGGATAATCATTGTAGAGGATCTTGAGGAGGCTGTTTATTTCAGCAATGAATACGCCCCTGAGCACCTTATAATAATGACCAAAGACCCCAAAAGCCTATTAGATGGGATTGAAAATGCAGGGTCCATATTCCTCGGAGAACTAACACCAGTTTCTGCAGGAGACTATGGTTCAGGGACCAACCATGTGCTACCTACCAGTAGATGTGCAAGGATGTACTCGGGATTATCAACAGAATCTTTTCTAAAAAAACCTACAATACAAATATTATCAGAAGAAGGTCTTAGAACACTCAAAGATATTGTAATTCCACTTGCAGAATATGAAGGGCTCTATGCACATGCTGAATCCTTTAAAAAGAGGCTTATGAGGTGA
- the aspS gene encoding aspartate--tRNA(Asn) ligase, producing MTIMLGKTRRTHYSNEITPSLDGSQTILMGWVHEIRDLGGIIFILLRDRTGIIQVTAPSKKTSKELFKKLRKLKKEYVIEVQGTVKESPKAPGGVEIIPSNVKVLAESQQPLPLDPTGKVKAEIDTRLDSRFLDLRRPEVSAIFKIKSRMLHSVRVFLEEEGFIEINTPKLVASATEGGTELFPITYFEREAFLGQSPQLYKQMMMASGLDRVYEIAPIFRAEEHDTLRHLNEIISIDIEAAFMNHEDVMKILEKLVVKVIKDIRGHCKDELEILGRELEIPKLPFERLEYDEVVEIVNSQGVHLRYGEDLSRAAEKALGEIMDGYYFIKSWPTSIKPFYVMPREDDPSKSYAFDLMYKDLEISSGAMRVHEHDLLVEKIKKQGLNPRSFESYLSAFKYGMPPHAGWGLGAERFTMALLEIKNIRETVLFPRDRRRLTP from the coding sequence GTGACAATCATGCTCGGTAAGACAAGGAGAACCCACTATTCAAATGAGATCACACCATCACTTGACGGATCCCAGACTATTCTCATGGGCTGGGTGCATGAAATAAGAGACCTTGGAGGGATCATATTCATACTTCTCAGGGACAGGACAGGTATAATACAAGTTACCGCCCCAAGCAAAAAAACATCAAAGGAATTATTCAAAAAGTTAAGAAAACTTAAAAAAGAATATGTCATAGAAGTACAGGGGACAGTCAAGGAATCCCCAAAGGCCCCAGGAGGTGTTGAAATAATACCCTCCAATGTGAAGGTCTTGGCTGAATCACAACAACCATTACCACTTGACCCTACAGGGAAGGTTAAAGCCGAAATTGACACAAGACTAGATTCAAGGTTCCTAGACCTTAGAAGGCCCGAAGTAAGTGCAATATTCAAAATAAAAAGTAGAATGTTGCATTCTGTGAGGGTTTTCCTCGAAGAGGAAGGTTTTATCGAGATAAACACTCCTAAGTTGGTTGCATCAGCAACAGAGGGCGGGACAGAACTTTTCCCTATAACATACTTTGAAAGGGAAGCTTTCCTAGGTCAAAGTCCACAACTTTATAAACAGATGATGATGGCAAGCGGACTTGACAGAGTCTATGAGATAGCACCAATATTCAGGGCAGAGGAACACGACACCCTCAGACACTTAAACGAGATCATATCCATTGACATAGAAGCGGCCTTCATGAACCATGAAGATGTCATGAAAATACTTGAAAAACTTGTTGTAAAGGTCATAAAAGACATTAGGGGACATTGCAAAGATGAACTCGAAATCTTAGGCAGAGAACTTGAAATACCAAAACTACCATTTGAAAGACTAGAGTATGATGAGGTTGTGGAGATAGTTAACTCCCAAGGAGTCCACCTCAGATATGGCGAGGACCTCTCAAGGGCTGCCGAAAAAGCTCTAGGCGAGATAATGGACGGATATTACTTTATAAAATCTTGGCCAACTAGCATAAAACCATTTTATGTGATGCCAAGGGAGGATGATCCAAGCAAGAGTTACGCCTTCGACCTCATGTACAAGGACCTCGAAATATCTTCTGGTGCTATGAGAGTCCATGAACACGACCTCCTAGTTGAAAAAATCAAGAAACAGGGATTAAATCCCAGATCATTTGAAAGTTACCTTTCAGCTTTCAAGTATGGCATGCCACCACATGCAGGTTGGGGTCTTGGGGCTGAAAGATTCACCATGGCACTGTTAGAGATTAAAAACATCAGGGAGACAGTATTATTCCCAAGAGATAGGAGAAGACTAACCCCCTAA
- a CDS encoding cobalt-precorrin-8 methylmutase codes for MMGASTREGEEIAEKSRKIIKKLIRDKIEGLSPEESTIIERIVHSTADPEYADIIKMSQDFITSTIDALWSLEDILVDVEMVKAGISYNGEVKCYINHPRVIRMAKDENMTRAAAAMEYAASKGFSGVVVVGNAPTALLKVIKLTKAGMDVKSVIGVPVGFVGAAESKKLLTKTGIPYLITSGPKGGTPVAVAATNALINLAKKKEE; via the coding sequence ATGATGGGCGCGTCCACAAGAGAAGGTGAAGAAATCGCGGAAAAAAGTAGAAAAATCATAAAAAAGCTTATAAGAGATAAGATAGAAGGGTTATCCCCAGAGGAATCAACCATCATAGAGAGGATAGTTCATTCCACAGCCGACCCAGAATATGCTGATATTATTAAGATGAGCCAAGATTTCATAACTTCAACTATAGATGCCCTATGGAGCCTTGAGGATATATTAGTAGATGTTGAAATGGTGAAAGCAGGAATATCCTATAATGGGGAAGTTAAATGTTATATAAACCATCCAAGGGTTATAAGGATGGCGAAGGATGAAAATATGACCAGGGCAGCTGCTGCAATGGAATATGCAGCTTCGAAGGGCTTTAGTGGGGTTGTAGTGGTGGGTAATGCACCAACTGCGCTCCTAAAAGTCATAAAATTAACAAAAGCTGGTATGGATGTCAAGTCCGTAATAGGCGTGCCTGTTGGTTTCGTAGGTGCTGCTGAATCCAAAAAGCTCCTCACAAAAACAGGCATACCATACCTTATAACTTCTGGCCCGAAGGGTGGGACGCCAGTGGCAGTGGCAGCCACAAACGCCCTAATAAACCTTGCGAAAAAAAAGGAGGAATAA
- the hemL gene encoding glutamate-1-semialdehyde 2,1-aminomutase: MISNSLFREALEVLPGGVSSPVRRFEPYPFFAEKGEGCMLYDVDGNRYIDYCLAYGPLILGHAPEKITNKVCEQIKRGSTYGTPTRAEVELAKLVIDRVPSVEMIRFVNSGTEATMAAIRLARAFTGKDKIIKFEGAYHGAHDYVLVKPGSGATAAPDSPGIPADTTRNTISVPFNDEETVASIIEDDDNIAAILVEPVMANIGCIEPKDGYLKFLRKITSENGILLIFDEVITGFRIAPGGAQEYYNIVADLVTYGKIIGGGFPMGALAGPREIMEHISPAGDVYQAGTFNGNPVSVTAGIATLKELTEDIYRELTKKGEMIRKGIKDILEDNNLEFHLAGLSSMFQVYFTEREVKDYISAKTADLEMFKKYFHGLLKGGVFVPPSQFECCFISAAHRKEDLDVTLEVMEESIKKAIK; this comes from the coding sequence ATGATATCTAATAGTCTGTTTAGGGAGGCTTTGGAGGTTTTACCTGGTGGTGTGAGTTCTCCGGTAAGAAGATTCGAGCCATACCCTTTTTTCGCCGAAAAGGGTGAAGGTTGCATGCTCTATGACGTGGATGGTAACCGTTACATAGATTATTGTTTAGCCTATGGCCCCCTTATTCTTGGACATGCTCCAGAGAAGATTACAAATAAGGTATGCGAACAAATAAAAAGAGGGAGTACTTATGGTACGCCAACCCGGGCCGAAGTAGAACTTGCAAAACTTGTCATAGATAGGGTACCATCCGTTGAAATGATAAGGTTTGTGAATTCGGGTACAGAGGCTACAATGGCTGCAATAAGACTTGCAAGGGCATTCACGGGAAAGGATAAAATAATCAAATTTGAAGGCGCATATCATGGTGCACATGATTATGTTTTGGTAAAACCAGGATCCGGTGCGACAGCAGCCCCTGATTCACCAGGCATACCCGCAGACACGACAAGAAACACTATATCAGTACCTTTCAATGATGAAGAAACAGTTGCAAGTATAATAGAAGATGATGATAATATTGCAGCAATACTAGTAGAGCCTGTTATGGCTAATATAGGCTGTATAGAACCGAAGGATGGCTACTTAAAATTTTTGAGAAAAATAACAAGTGAAAATGGTATACTCCTGATATTTGATGAGGTTATCACAGGTTTTAGGATAGCCCCTGGAGGTGCTCAAGAATATTATAATATAGTTGCGGATCTTGTAACCTATGGGAAGATCATAGGGGGAGGATTCCCCATGGGTGCACTAGCGGGTCCTAGAGAAATAATGGAACATATATCACCAGCAGGTGATGTTTATCAAGCCGGAACATTCAATGGGAATCCTGTATCAGTAACTGCGGGTATAGCAACCCTCAAGGAATTAACAGAGGATATTTACAGGGAGCTTACCAAAAAAGGGGAAATGATAAGAAAGGGCATAAAGGATATCCTAGAGGATAATAATCTAGAATTTCATTTAGCAGGGTTATCATCAATGTTCCAGGTCTATTTTACCGAGAGAGAGGTTAAAGATTATATTAGTGCCAAGACGGCTGACTTAGAAATGTTCAAAAAGTATTTCCATGGCCTTTTAAAGGGTGGGGTTTTCGTGCCACCATCACAATTTGAATGCTGTTTTATTTCAGCAGCCCACAGAAAGGAAGATCTTGATGTGACATTAGAGGTGATGGAGGAATCTATTAAAAAGGCCATCAAATAG
- a CDS encoding DUF4012 domain-containing protein, producing MRRKIIIIFIVVVAIIIFFSFMYIKNSRNVMVGEKKVLLLCVDPTEPRPGIGAVDMAFIITLNNGNITSIKPIYPGQMAHPTATPPSLQAIGVKKWYLHDALWENDTEKGAKLAQEIVEYNTGEKTDIVVIVTPEAVDAILARIGPVYVEGKGYVSGNSIEFLREEQKTGYSRGEAVKSLIKAIIDSTRNRDKYLNLIDEVVKQNAQGNIVVVPQTALVEFLTYIGFEKLMRQAY from the coding sequence ATGAGAAGAAAAATCATCATAATATTCATAGTGGTTGTTGCAATTATTATCTTTTTCTCCTTTATGTATATTAAAAATTCTCGTAATGTGATGGTAGGAGAAAAGAAAGTGTTGCTTTTATGCGTCGATCCAACCGAGCCAAGACCAGGCATAGGAGCAGTTGACATGGCATTCATCATAACCTTGAATAATGGGAACATAACAAGTATAAAACCTATCTACCCAGGGCAGATGGCTCATCCCACAGCAACACCACCATCCTTGCAAGCTATAGGTGTTAAAAAATGGTATCTACATGATGCTCTCTGGGAAAATGACACAGAAAAAGGGGCGAAACTCGCCCAAGAAATAGTAGAATATAATACTGGCGAAAAGACAGATATTGTAGTTATAGTAACCCCAGAAGCTGTTGACGCGATTCTGGCAAGGATAGGACCAGTATACGTAGAGGGGAAAGGTTATGTTTCAGGAAATTCAATAGAATTTTTAAGAGAAGAGCAGAAAACTGGATACAGTAGAGGAGAGGCGGTTAAATCCCTCATTAAAGCTATAATAGACTCTACAAGGAACCGGGACAAATACTTAAATTTGATAGATGAGGTGGTTAAGCAAAATGCCCAAGGTAATATCGTCGTAGTCCCACAAACCGCCCTTGTAGAATTCCTAACATACATAGGATTCGAAAAACTTATGAGACAAGCATACTAA
- the mtxX gene encoding methanogenesis marker protein Mmp4/MtxX, whose translation MVVIVVGVGENKNVETAANNIDFEVLLSYSEDEFIRMIHEGVGDAYVRGSLNSAPIVRELKKIGDPKRASFIELDDHSFFLAPVGIDEGFTIEDKIKIIDYCSNFMEKIGFKASIAVISGGRPHDIGRAPEIDKSIKEAEKLTSMIKDKYDIKHYYILIEDAIKDGRNLILAPDGITGNLIFRSLVLIGSAKSHGAITLGIDPIFIDTSRAQTVEGYKRALKFAYKLANMREDVDETPKANL comes from the coding sequence ATGGTGGTTATAGTAGTGGGAGTTGGTGAAAACAAAAATGTTGAGACAGCAGCAAATAATATAGATTTTGAAGTTCTTTTATCTTATTCAGAAGATGAATTTATCAGGATGATCCATGAAGGTGTTGGGGATGCATATGTAAGGGGTTCATTAAATTCAGCGCCTATCGTACGGGAATTAAAAAAAATTGGGGATCCTAAGAGGGCATCATTTATAGAATTAGATGATCACAGTTTTTTCCTCGCTCCTGTTGGTATAGATGAAGGATTCACAATAGAGGATAAGATAAAGATAATAGATTATTGTTCCAATTTCATGGAAAAAATAGGTTTCAAGGCTAGTATAGCTGTTATTTCAGGTGGCAGGCCCCATGATATTGGGAGAGCACCGGAAATCGACAAATCAATCAAAGAAGCCGAGAAGTTAACATCAATGATAAAAGATAAATATGATATAAAACATTATTATATTCTGATAGAGGATGCTATAAAAGATGGACGTAATCTGATTCTAGCCCCAGATGGTATAACAGGTAACCTTATATTCCGAAGCCTTGTATTAATCGGATCAGCTAAAAGTCATGGGGCTATAACCCTTGGGATAGATCCTATTTTTATAGACACTTCTAGGGCCCAGACCGTCGAGGGCTATAAAAGAGCGTTAAAATTCGCATATAAACTTGCTAATATGAGGGAGGATGTGGATGAAACTCCTAAAGCCAATCTATAA
- the uppS gene encoding polyprenyl diphosphate synthase — protein MKLLKPIYKLYEWYILRNLKKEKMPRHVAIIMDGNRRYSRLQGSRDPIQGHKRGIKTLEKVLDWCIDLGIEIVTVYAFSTENFKRPKKEVEGLMKLFEENFKKVAENEKIHKNRVRIKAVGNLDLLPENVKEAIRIAEKATEKYDDRILNIAIGYDGRLEIVEATRKIAQMVKEGKIDPEDIDEDTINDNLYTAGLEDPHLIIRTSGEERLSGFLLWQSSYSELYFCDSLWPEFRKVDFLRALRSYQERERRFGA, from the coding sequence ATGAAACTCCTAAAGCCAATCTATAAACTCTACGAATGGTACATTTTGAGAAATTTGAAAAAGGAGAAAATGCCAAGGCACGTAGCTATAATAATGGATGGTAACAGGCGTTATTCACGATTACAAGGAAGTAGAGATCCTATACAAGGCCATAAACGGGGTATTAAAACCCTTGAAAAGGTACTAGATTGGTGTATAGACCTTGGAATAGAGATCGTAACAGTGTACGCCTTCTCCACTGAAAACTTCAAACGTCCCAAAAAGGAAGTGGAGGGTCTTATGAAATTATTCGAGGAAAACTTTAAAAAAGTTGCCGAAAACGAGAAGATCCATAAAAATCGTGTGAGGATCAAAGCCGTGGGCAATCTCGACCTTTTACCCGAAAATGTGAAGGAGGCTATTAGAATAGCTGAAAAAGCCACCGAAAAATACGATGATAGAATTCTTAACATTGCCATAGGCTATGATGGACGGCTGGAAATAGTTGAAGCCACAAGAAAGATAGCCCAGATGGTTAAAGAAGGTAAAATCGACCCAGAGGACATCGATGAGGACACTATAAATGATAACCTTTATACTGCAGGGTTAGAGGATCCCCACCTTATCATAAGGACTAGTGGCGAGGAAAGATTAAGCGGATTCTTACTCTGGCAATCATCCTATTCCGAATTATACTTCTGTGACAGTCTTTGGCCAGAATTCAGGAAAGTGGACTTTTTAAGGGCTCTGAGATCATATCAGGAACGTGAGAGGAGATTCGGCGCCTAG
- a CDS encoding YchF/TatD family DNA exonuclease — protein sequence MIDVHCHIDFKDFNKDREEVIKRAKKKLTSIIDCGVGLGGVRRSIKLSEEYKHFIYPTLGLHPVDAAKMEDKIIKTIIEEIEDNIEKAVGVGESGLDFHHTRDLEGRRRQEKIFRLFIELAIEYELPLIIHARDSERKAFKIIKEHPIENVIFHCYSGSLDTAKNIIEEGYYLSFSTMVCFIDHHQKLIKDLPLQSILTETDSPYLSPFKGKRNEPSFIEEAVKKIAQIKNTNIKKVDNITENNAKRIFKI from the coding sequence ATAATAGACGTCCATTGCCACATAGACTTCAAAGACTTTAACAAGGACAGGGAAGAGGTTATAAAAAGGGCTAAGAAGAAGTTAACAAGCATAATAGATTGTGGAGTCGGTCTTGGGGGTGTGAGAAGGTCTATCAAGTTATCGGAAGAATATAAACATTTTATATATCCCACTCTGGGTTTACATCCAGTAGACGCTGCTAAGATGGAAGATAAGATCATAAAAACCATTATAGAAGAAATAGAGGATAATATAGAGAAGGCCGTAGGTGTTGGTGAGAGTGGACTGGACTTCCACCATACAAGGGACCTGGAGGGTCGCAGGAGGCAGGAGAAAATCTTCAGATTATTCATAGAACTTGCAATTGAATATGAGCTCCCCCTCATAATCCATGCAAGGGACAGTGAAAGAAAAGCCTTCAAAATCATAAAGGAACACCCAATAGAAAATGTAATATTCCACTGTTATAGTGGCAGCCTAGACACGGCGAAAAACATAATAGAAGAGGGATATTATCTCTCATTCTCTACTATGGTATGTTTCATAGACCATCACCAGAAACTAATCAAGGACTTGCCACTTCAGAGTATCCTAACAGAGACTGACAGCCCATACTTGTCCCCATTCAAAGGTAAGAGAAACGAACCCTCATTTATAGAGGAAGCTGTGAAGAAAATAGCCCAAATAAAAAATACAAACATCAAAAAAGTTGATAATATAACAGAAAATAATGCAAAAAGAATATTCAAGATATGA
- a CDS encoding carboxymuconolactone decarboxylase family protein: protein MERYERGLRILDKIHKDSYEELKKELEDIAPDFARIVAEFPYGEIYSRGGLDLKTRELITIAALTTLGCATSQLKGHIRGAVNAGCTREEIIETIIQMSVYAGFPAAINALIAAKEILE from the coding sequence ATGGAAAGGTATGAGAGGGGATTGAGGATATTGGATAAGATCCATAAGGACTCATATGAGGAACTTAAGAAGGAATTAGAGGATATAGCACCTGATTTTGCGCGTATAGTTGCCGAGTTCCCCTATGGTGAGATTTATTCTCGCGGAGGCCTTGATCTTAAAACTAGGGAACTTATAACCATAGCCGCTTTAACAACACTTGGTTGTGCCACTTCACAGCTTAAGGGTCATATTCGTGGCGCTGTTAATGCGGGTTGCACGAGGGAGGAGATAATCGAGACTATAATACAAATGTCGGTATATGCGGGTTTTCCAGCAGCTATAAATGCTTTAATAGCGGCTAAAGAGATCTTAGAATGA
- a CDS encoding 2,5-diamino-6-(ribosylamino)-4(3H)-pyrimidinone 5'-phosphate reductase: MKPYVILNAAMTLDGKIATHTGSSEISGKKDLIRVHRLRRECDAIMVGINTVLIDNPRLTIHKIKADKSENPTRIVVDSRARTPPNSRILNKEAPTIIAVSKSAPKERIKKLSSKAKIIAAGDKKVNLKTLMAELKKMGIKKLMLEGGSTLNFSMLKEGLVDEVRVCIAPMIVGGAQAKTLVDGRGIPYMKDAIKLELRKYYTLGKDLILEYKVIS, from the coding sequence TTGAAACCTTATGTTATATTAAATGCTGCCATGACCCTCGACGGTAAAATAGCAACACACACTGGAAGCTCGGAAATATCAGGAAAAAAAGACCTGATAAGGGTCCATAGACTACGCAGAGAATGTGACGCTATAATGGTAGGGATAAACACCGTACTCATAGACAACCCCCGCCTAACAATACACAAAATAAAAGCAGACAAATCAGAAAACCCAACAAGGATAGTCGTCGACAGTCGGGCAAGAACACCACCAAATTCCAGAATACTCAACAAAGAAGCCCCAACAATAATAGCGGTTTCAAAAAGCGCCCCCAAAGAGAGAATCAAGAAACTGTCAAGTAAGGCCAAGATAATCGCAGCCGGTGACAAAAAAGTCAACCTAAAAACCTTAATGGCCGAACTAAAAAAGATGGGCATAAAAAAATTAATGTTAGAAGGAGGTTCAACCCTGAACTTCTCCATGCTCAAAGAAGGCCTCGTAGATGAAGTGAGAGTTTGCATAGCGCCCATGATAGTAGGGGGGGCACAAGCAAAAACACTAGTAGACGGCCGAGGGATACCCTATATGAAGGATGCTATAAAACTAGAACTTAGAAAATATTACACTCTTGGAAAGGATCTAATCCTAGAATACAAGGTTATATCCTAG
- a CDS encoding DUF483 domain-containing protein — translation MLEEIYKRIIKLRENGCHDGPSSICRVDEFYFNQLMARLQKEIEIVKKYKPPTRPALDPLVSTELGIYRGDDYQIGRLLGYPRCCIESFSEATRFAIDEGHLAELDELDAPKDACAIILPSGFIPCSLKCPMAWKNKLIAYVNPSEYQMILELEDELKRELPHFHLGYNEYYEKIPLKSE, via the coding sequence TTGCTCGAAGAAATCTACAAAAGAATAATCAAATTAAGAGAAAATGGATGCCATGATGGTCCTAGTAGCATTTGTCGTGTGGATGAATTCTATTTCAACCAGCTGATGGCACGCTTACAAAAAGAGATAGAAATCGTGAAAAAGTATAAACCTCCAACAAGACCCGCCTTGGACCCCCTTGTATCAACTGAACTTGGAATTTACCGTGGCGACGATTACCAGATAGGCCGCTTATTAGGTTATCCACGTTGTTGTATAGAGAGTTTTTCAGAGGCTACGCGTTTCGCCATTGATGAAGGTCACTTAGCTGAACTGGATGAGTTGGACGCGCCAAAGGATGCCTGCGCCATAATACTACCATCTGGTTTTATACCATGTAGTCTAAAATGTCCAATGGCATGGAAAAATAAGCTGATAGCCTATGTAAACCCTAGCGAATATCAGATGATATTAGAACTCGAAGATGAACTTAAAAGAGAACTACCCCACTTTCACCTTGGATACAACGAATATTACGAGAAAATCCCCCTAAAAAGTGAATAG
- a CDS encoding DedA family protein: protein MYGIVEYLSNVVIGFIQKTGYFGVFICMVFESACVPLPSEAIMPFSGYIAWKGTMSILGITIIGALGNLIGSWIAYLIGFYGGRPFLEKYGKYILITEKKLEMAEEWFANYGHEAILISRVLPVIRTFISLPAGIAEMDLKRFTVYTFIGSLPWCFALVYIGYRLGPHWSVIRSLFHLLDYGVIIGLVLLIVYIWRKWG from the coding sequence ATGTATGGTATTGTGGAGTATTTAAGTAATGTTGTTATTGGTTTCATCCAGAAAACAGGATATTTTGGCGTTTTTATATGCATGGTCTTTGAGAGTGCATGTGTTCCACTACCCAGTGAGGCTATAATGCCATTTAGTGGATACATAGCATGGAAGGGTACTATGAGCATCCTTGGAATCACAATTATAGGAGCACTAGGGAACCTTATAGGTTCATGGATAGCATACCTCATAGGCTTTTATGGTGGCCGGCCATTCCTTGAAAAGTATGGTAAATATATCCTCATCACAGAGAAAAAACTTGAAATGGCAGAAGAATGGTTCGCAAATTATGGCCATGAAGCAATTCTCATCTCAAGGGTTCTCCCTGTTATACGTACATTCATTTCATTACCAGCAGGGATAGCTGAAATGGACTTAAAAAGGTTTACAGTTTATACTTTTATAGGCTCATTACCTTGGTGTTTTGCCTTGGTGTATATTGGATATCGTTTGGGCCCCCACTGGTCAGTCATAAGATCCTTATTCCATCTCCTTGATTATGGGGTTATCATTGGATTAGTGTTACTCATAGTCTATATATGGAGAAAGTGGGGGTGA